The DNA window GCTTTTCCTGATTCCGGACAAAGCCATATCTATGATAGAACTCCTTCGCATCTGTAGTATGCAGAACCCCGTGGAGTCCTTTCATATCTTCCATGATCCGATCCATCAGCATGGTGCCAAGCCCCTGATGCCGGTATGGCTCATCGATGATCACGTCCATCAGATAAAAGGTTGTCGCATGATCCGTGATCACTCTGGCATATCCAACCATATAATCCGCTTCATCGTAAACCCCATAGCAGAGAGAATGTTCCATGGCCTTTCGGATCATTTCCTTTGGTCTGTCTTTGGCCCAGTAGGACTGGCGCAGCAAAGCGGCCGCCCGTTCCAGGCTCAGTTTCTTTGGATCTTTACTGACATAATATCCCTTTCGCGGTTTCTCTTTTGCTGTCTCTTTCTCAATCTTTCTCATGGTTTCTTCTCTTACTGCCTCCCTTAGCCGCGCAAGATAGGGAATTTTCTTTGCCTCTTCTGTCCCATAGGTCAGCTGCAGATCATACTCCAGAGGAAGCCAGGTGCCGATCTTGGACTCGTTGTGCTGGATCACCGCCTCTATCTTGTCCAGCGCCTTGGCCGTTTTTCCTTCCAGAGTCTTTGCTTTTTCAAACTCAAGGAGCCGGTCCTGAAGTTCTCTTCCTTTAGCCTCCGGAAGAAGAGCCGCCAGCCTTTTTACCGCCTCTTGTTCCTTTTCCTCATGGGATTTATGTTTCTCAAAGGCAGGGATATCCCCGGTCATCGCCTCGCCAAGATCGTGGAGCAGGCCAAGTTCCATCAGACGCTCTATATCCACAGCCGGCAATTCTTCCTTAAGAAGCCAGACCGCGAGGCAAAGCCTCCAGCAATGTTCCGCAACGCTCTCCCTTCGATCGGAAGAAGTCCAGGCATGCCGTGGGATACACTTCAATCGTTCCGCTTCGTGCATAAATGTTAGAAACTGCGCCTCACTGATCCTCTCCTTGCAGTCTTTCCTCTCTTCGCCCTCGTATTCCATCGCGCGGCCTACCCTTCCAGGATCTTTACGAAGAAACGGCGGTTCCTCGGACCGTCAAATTCGCAGAAATAAACATCCTGCCAGATTCCCAGGACCAATTTCCCTTCTTCCAGGATCAGTGTCTGGGAGGGCCCCACACAGGTTGTCTTCAGATGGGCGTGGGAATTTCCTTCCATATGCTGATAGTAGGATCTGCGGGTGGGGAAGGATTCTTCCAGTCCGCAGAGCATATCGTGGACCACGTCTGGATCCGCGTTTTCATTGATGGTAAATCCCGCCGTAGTATGAGGGGAGTATACAACTACAATCCCATTTTTCACTCCGCTTTTTGCGATATCCTCCCGGATCATCCCGGTCACTTTCGTCATCTGCTGCGGGCTTCCGGTAGATATTTTGTGTTCAAACAGATTCATCTCTCATCCTCCTAGCTATGCTTCCAGATATTTAAGCAGTTCATTATACTGCTTTTTCATCAGCCGGTATCCGTGTTCATAAAAGTGCATCAGAGCATCGTAATTTTTCTCCAGTCTGGAAACCGTAGGGATCAGCGGCCGCAGTACGAAGATTTTCCCCTCGTCCTCCAGCTTCTCGATCAAATTCATCTGCCGGTTGTAAATATAGTTTCTCTGAATGGTCACCGACACCAGATTTGGGTATTTCCTGTATGCTCTTCGATACAAATTGGCCAATCCTTTGGATGTGGGTTTCTTCCGATATCCCGGATTCCGGGTCAGGATCAGCACGATCTTGTCATTGCCGATTTCCATCGCCCGCTCAACAGGGATAGAATCTGCCAGACCTCCGTCCAGATACGGCGTCCCGTCAATATTGACCATAGGCGCCAAAAGGGGCATACTGCTGGACGCCCTGCACAGCTTCATCAGCATATCCCGGTCATGGTCTTCCGTCCGATACTCCGCTCTTCCTGTCACACAGTTTGTGATCACAATCTCGCACTCCATCTCCGATGCAAAATAAGTGTCAAAATCAAAAGGAAAGATCTCGTTGGGATAACGGTCAAACACCATATCCATATCCAGCACGCTTTTTTCTTTGATAAAATCTCTCAGTCCATGATAGTAATTATATTCCTTATCTTTCTGGATCATGCAGTCCCTGGTCCTCCCCGGCTGCTTCGACACATAATCCACGCCGTTGCAGGATCCGGCGGACACCCCGATCACATGAGACAGATATAAATCTTTCTCCATCAGATAATCCAGGACGCCGGAAGTAAACACGCCTCTCGTGGCTCCTCCTTCCAGTACCATTGTTCCAGTCACCATATTCATACCTCCCTTCCTTACCTGTTATTATATACCCATTTTCCAAATTGGCAAACATCTCTTGCCATTTCCAGACGGATTTGTTAAGATAGGCGTTGAATGCAACAGTATTGTTTATTTGGAAGTTCAATAAGGAGTCGTAAGCATTATGATAAGTACAAGCAATATTACTTTACGTGTAGGGAAAAAAGCTTTATTTGAAGATGTAAATATCAAATTTACGGAAGGGAACTGCTATGGGCTGATCGGCGCGAACGGCGCCGGAAAGTCTACCTTCTTAAAAATCCTCTCCGGCCAGCTGGAGCCTACCAAGGGCGAAGTCTCCATCACCCCCGGAGAACGTCTTTCCTTCCTCCAGCAGGACCATTTCCAGTATGACGGATATCCGGTGCTGGATACGGTCATGATGGGCAATGCCAGACTGTATGAGATCATGAAAGAAAAAGAAGTGATCTATGCCAAAGAAGATTTTACCGATGAGGACGGCATCAAAGCCAGTGAACTGGAAGCCGAGTTCGCTTCTATGAACGGCTGGGAAGCTGAGTCTGACGCCGCTTCTTTGCTGAACGGCCTTGGAATTGGAACTGAACTGCACTATGAGATGATGAAGAATCTGGATGGTCCCCAGAAGGTAAAGGTACTCCTTGCCCAGGCTCTCTTTGGCAATCCTGATATCCTGCTTCTGGACGAGCCTACCAACCACCTGGACTTAGACGCCATTGCCTGGCTGGAAGAATTTCTGATCAACTTTGACAACACAGTGATCGTGGTCTCCCACGACCGTTATTTCCTGAATAAAGTCTGCACGCAGATCGCGGACATTGACTACGGCAAGATCAAACTGTATGCGGGAAACTATGATTTCTGGTATGAATCCAGCCAGCTTCTGATCCGTCAGATGAAGGAAGCCAACAAGAAAAAGGAAGAAAAGATCAAAGAGCTGCAGGAATTCATTTCCCGGTTCAGCGCCAACGCTTCCAAGTCCCGGCAGGCTACTTCCAGGAAACGCGCCCTGGAGAAGATCCAGTTGGACGAGATCCAGCCTTCCAGCCGGAAATATCCTTATATTGATTTCCGTCCCAACCGGGAGATTGGAAATGAAGTGCTGACGGTGGAGGGACTTTCCAAAACGATCAATGGGGAAAAGGTGTTGGACAATCTTTCCTTTACCCTTAACCGGGAAGACAAAGTCGCCTTTGTAGGCGGAAATGAGCTGGCCAAGACCACCCTCTTCCAGATCCTTTCCGGTGAGATGGAGCCGGATGAAGGAACCTATAAGTGGGGCATCACCACATCCCAAGCTTATTTCCCCTTAGATCCCGGCGACGAATTCGACAACGACTATACCATTGTAGAATGGCTGACCCAGTATTCTGAAGAAAAGGACGTGACCTATGTCCGTGGATTCCTGGGCCGTATGCTCTTCTCCGGCGAGGATGGGGTAAAGAAGGTCAAAGTTCTGTCCGGCGGGGAGAAGGTCCGCTGCCTTCTGTCCAAAATGATGATCTCCGGGGCAAACGTGCTCATCTTAGACGAGCCTACCAACCACCTGGATATGGAATCCATCACAGCCTTAAACAACGGACTGATCAAGTTCCCAGGCGTGATCCTCTTTAGTTCCAGAGACCACCAGATCGTACAGACCACCGCCAACCGGATCATGGAGATCGTGCCCGGCGGAAAATTGATCGACAAGATCACCACCTACGACGAGTATCTGGAAAGCGACGAAATGGCCAGAAAACGTCAGACTTACTCCGTCAACCAGGAGGAAGACGATTAAAACTAAATCTCCATCATCCCCGACATGATGCAGGCGCCGGCCGCTCCGCAGGAGCAGACCTCTTCCACCTGCCCTGTGCCTGGATGGATGCCTCCGATGCCATAGACTGGGATCGGAACGGCCTGGCAGATTTCCCGAAGGAACGAAATTCCTCTGGGCGCCAGGCCTTTTTTACAGTCTGTCACATAGACGTGTCCTGCCGTCAGGCAGTCCGCGCCCAGCCTCACCGCTTCCAAGGCTTCTTCCAGGGAATGGATGGAAGTCCCGATCTGGTCAAAATCTTCTCTCAGGGATGGCTCTCCTTCCAGGCTGCGAAGCAGAGCCAGAGGCAGGTGGATCCGCCGTACCCCCGCCTGCCGCGCCGCTTCCAGATAGGTATGATAAATACAAGGCACCCCATAAGATTCACAGATTGTCTTTACCCTTCCCGCAAGATCCGCGTATACTTCTTCCGGCAGGTCTTTTTCCCTTACGATCACCGCCGCCGGCCTCAGACGACAGATCCGTTTCATCTGCTCTTCATAGGGACGGCTGGTAAGGCGCCGGTTGGTCACCGCCGTCACACGTCCCCAGTCTTCCCGCCTACACATAGAGATACTCCGCCATGACTGGCTGCAGATGCTGAGCTTCCAGAGCCTGGTAGACCTGTTCTACCGTCCGGCCGTCCGCGATCTCAAACTGCTCGTCTCCCTTATCC is part of the Lachnospiraceae bacterium KGMB03038 genome and encodes:
- a CDS encoding patatin family protein → MVTGTMVLEGGATRGVFTSGVLDYLMEKDLYLSHVIGVSAGSCNGVDYVSKQPGRTRDCMIQKDKEYNYYHGLRDFIKEKSVLDMDMVFDRYPNEIFPFDFDTYFASEMECEIVITNCVTGRAEYRTEDHDRDMLMKLCRASSSMPLLAPMVNIDGTPYLDGGLADSIPVERAMEIGNDKIVLILTRNPGYRKKPTSKGLANLYRRAYRKYPNLVSVTIQRNYIYNRQMNLIEKLEDEGKIFVLRPLIPTVSRLEKNYDALMHFYEHGYRLMKKQYNELLKYLEA
- a CDS encoding YjbQ family protein, producing the protein MNLFEHKISTGSPQQMTKVTGMIREDIAKSGVKNGIVVVYSPHTTAGFTINENADPDVVHDMLCGLEESFPTRRSYYQHMEGNSHAHLKTTCVGPSQTLILEEGKLVLGIWQDVYFCEFDGPRNRRFFVKILEG
- a CDS encoding thiamine phosphate synthase yields the protein MCRREDWGRVTAVTNRRLTSRPYEEQMKRICRLRPAAVIVREKDLPEEVYADLAGRVKTICESYGVPCIYHTYLEAARQAGVRRIHLPLALLRSLEGEPSLREDFDQIGTSIHSLEEALEAVRLGADCLTAGHVYVTDCKKGLAPRGISFLREICQAVPIPVYGIGGIHPGTGQVEEVCSCGAAGACIMSGMMEI
- a CDS encoding ATP-binding cassette domain-containing protein, translating into MISTSNITLRVGKKALFEDVNIKFTEGNCYGLIGANGAGKSTFLKILSGQLEPTKGEVSITPGERLSFLQQDHFQYDGYPVLDTVMMGNARLYEIMKEKEVIYAKEDFTDEDGIKASELEAEFASMNGWEAESDAASLLNGLGIGTELHYEMMKNLDGPQKVKVLLAQALFGNPDILLLDEPTNHLDLDAIAWLEEFLINFDNTVIVVSHDRYFLNKVCTQIADIDYGKIKLYAGNYDFWYESSQLLIRQMKEANKKKEEKIKELQEFISRFSANASKSRQATSRKRALEKIQLDEIQPSSRKYPYIDFRPNREIGNEVLTVEGLSKTINGEKVLDNLSFTLNREDKVAFVGGNELAKTTLFQILSGEMEPDEGTYKWGITTSQAYFPLDPGDEFDNDYTIVEWLTQYSEEKDVTYVRGFLGRMLFSGEDGVKKVKVLSGGEKVRCLLSKMMISGANVLILDEPTNHLDMESITALNNGLIKFPGVILFSSRDHQIVQTTANRIMEIVPGGKLIDKITTYDEYLESDEMARKRQTYSVNQEEDD
- a CDS encoding GNAT family N-acetyltransferase; its protein translation is MEYEGEERKDCKERISEAQFLTFMHEAERLKCIPRHAWTSSDRRESVAEHCWRLCLAVWLLKEELPAVDIERLMELGLLHDLGEAMTGDIPAFEKHKSHEEKEQEAVKRLAALLPEAKGRELQDRLLEFEKAKTLEGKTAKALDKIEAVIQHNESKIGTWLPLEYDLQLTYGTEEAKKIPYLARLREAVREETMRKIEKETAKEKPRKGYYVSKDPKKLSLERAAALLRQSYWAKDRPKEMIRKAMEHSLCYGVYDEADYMVGYARVITDHATTFYLMDVIIDEPYRHQGLGTMLMDRIMEDMKGLHGVLHTTDAKEFYHRYGFVRNQEKLDSVMEKPRD